In one window of Frigoriglobus tundricola DNA:
- a CDS encoding Gfo/Idh/MocA family protein, with amino-acid sequence MRTATVTRRRFLQVAGVSALTAASWARVRGANETLRLASVGTGGKGWDDLVHVSAGPNVNVVALCDTDEGEKFLGRAATQFKAAKTFTDWRRLLDRPKDFDAVTVSTPDHMHAPVALPAMALGKHVFCQKPLTHTVFEARQMRLAAKRAGVVTQMGNQIQSHSAYRTAVKLVRDGTIGKVKAVHSWQAGKMGWLFAPDRPEGADPVPAGLHWDEWLGAAPERPYKKDLYHSFNWRAWQDFSNGQLGDFGCHILDPVFLALGLTAPLTVRAESAPMNRSVWYTQSVVRYEFPGTERTAGATLGLTWYDGEGKLPPHDALGLAKGVKLPGAGSLLIGEKGSLLVPHVAAPKLFPEADFQDFKFETVPAVDHYVGWADACRGVGKTTSHFDYASALTETVLLGTVAIRTPGETLKWDAAKLAVTNSKAASALLTKPYRKGWEPTWV; translated from the coding sequence ATGCGTACCGCCACCGTCACGCGCCGCCGGTTCCTTCAAGTGGCCGGCGTATCGGCCCTGACCGCGGCCAGTTGGGCCCGCGTCCGGGGCGCCAACGAAACCCTGCGGCTCGCGTCGGTCGGCACCGGCGGTAAGGGGTGGGACGACCTCGTTCACGTGTCGGCCGGTCCGAACGTGAACGTTGTTGCGCTCTGCGACACCGACGAGGGCGAGAAGTTCCTCGGCCGGGCCGCGACCCAGTTCAAGGCCGCGAAAACGTTCACCGACTGGCGCCGGCTGCTCGACCGACCGAAGGACTTCGACGCGGTCACCGTCTCCACGCCCGACCACATGCACGCGCCGGTCGCGCTGCCGGCGATGGCGCTCGGGAAGCACGTGTTCTGCCAGAAGCCGCTCACGCACACGGTATTCGAGGCCCGGCAGATGCGGCTGGCCGCGAAGCGGGCCGGCGTCGTCACGCAGATGGGGAACCAGATCCAGTCGCACTCGGCGTACCGCACGGCGGTGAAGCTGGTTCGCGACGGCACCATCGGGAAAGTGAAAGCGGTTCACTCCTGGCAGGCCGGGAAGATGGGCTGGCTGTTCGCCCCGGACCGCCCGGAGGGAGCGGACCCGGTGCCGGCGGGCCTCCACTGGGACGAGTGGCTCGGAGCGGCCCCGGAGCGGCCGTACAAAAAGGACCTGTACCACTCGTTCAACTGGCGGGCGTGGCAGGACTTCTCCAACGGGCAACTCGGCGACTTCGGGTGCCACATCCTCGACCCGGTGTTTCTGGCGCTCGGGCTCACCGCGCCGCTCACCGTCCGGGCCGAGAGCGCGCCCATGAACCGCTCGGTGTGGTACACGCAGTCGGTGGTGCGCTACGAGTTCCCCGGTACCGAGCGCACCGCCGGCGCGACGCTCGGGCTCACCTGGTACGACGGCGAGGGGAAGCTGCCGCCGCACGACGCGCTCGGGCTCGCGAAAGGGGTCAAGCTGCCCGGCGCGGGCTCGCTCCTGATCGGTGAAAAGGGCTCGCTCCTGGTCCCACACGTCGCCGCCCCGAAGCTGTTCCCCGAAGCCGATTTCCAGGACTTCAAGTTCGAGACGGTGCCGGCCGTCGATCACTACGTCGGCTGGGCCGACGCCTGTCGCGGCGTGGGCAAGACGACCTCGCACTTCGACTACGCCAGCGCGCTGACGGAAACGGTTCTCCTCGGCACGGTCGCGATCCGCACGCCCGGCGAGACGCTCAAGTGGGACGCCGCGAAGCTCGCGGTGACCAACTCGAAGGCCGCCAGCGCGCTGCTGACGAAACCCTACCGCAAGGGCTGGGAGCCGACCTGGGTGTGA
- a CDS encoding 3-keto-disaccharide hydrolase gives MRVLALLFVLAASVAALGQDKKAPPVAKPREGKTETIKLFDGKTLDGWDGYSDLWAVKDGAIVAKNTDPLKYSTYLLTKHSYTDFRLTFASKLVTSEMHSGVAFWGEVSPKADGKVQDPKKDRTEHTYKGHLVMFPSGYGMYDLFGRNSLPVDGGPAKKVGKQHDWNDIEILAQGNRVRVAVNGTAVVDWRDPEPDRIKAGPIGLQLHSNSVPQEVQFKGLVLETFPKEDKLLTVK, from the coding sequence ATGCGTGTTCTCGCGCTTCTGTTCGTACTCGCCGCAAGTGTGGCCGCCCTCGGCCAGGACAAGAAAGCCCCGCCGGTCGCGAAGCCCCGCGAGGGCAAGACCGAGACGATCAAGCTGTTCGACGGCAAGACGCTCGACGGCTGGGACGGCTACTCCGATCTGTGGGCCGTCAAGGACGGGGCGATCGTCGCCAAGAACACCGACCCGCTGAAGTACAGCACTTATCTGCTCACCAAGCACTCGTACACCGACTTCCGGCTCACGTTCGCGTCCAAACTGGTCACGTCGGAGATGCATTCAGGTGTCGCCTTCTGGGGCGAGGTTTCCCCCAAGGCCGACGGCAAGGTGCAGGACCCCAAGAAGGACCGCACCGAGCACACGTACAAGGGCCACCTGGTCATGTTCCCGTCCGGGTACGGCATGTACGACCTGTTCGGCCGCAACTCGCTACCGGTGGACGGCGGACCGGCGAAGAAGGTCGGCAAGCAGCACGACTGGAACGACATCGAGATCCTGGCCCAGGGCAACCGCGTGCGCGTGGCCGTGAACGGCACCGCGGTGGTGGACTGGCGCGACCCCGAACCGGATCGCATCAAAGCGGGTCCGATCGGCCTGCAACTGCACTCGAACAGCGTTCCCCAGGAGGTCCAGTTCAAGGGCCTGGTGCTGGAAACCTTCCCGAAGGAAGACAAGTTGCTGACGGTGAAGTGA
- a CDS encoding acyl-CoA dehydrogenase family protein, whose translation MPFDAARLMEDTEAFCQEVRPAEELAYAERKFNDQVVPLAKKHNLLGMNIGPEYGGRGADNVSYFTALTRIGREGTTVRTFFSGHLSIGAYPIQTWGSDALKKKYLPAAARGEKVLAFGLTEPDAGSNPREMTTTYEKKGDRYVLNGVKYLISNGGIADAVIVFGYPAGAVGTGRISAFVLDTDQPGFEKESFAVNAKMGMPTSNTAMFEMHEAVVPAENLLGAEGDGFRVAMGTLVSGRLSVAAGCLGVIEDCLTETIEYAKVRKQHGKEIARHQLVQDHIAHIEMDRVASESMVLRAAEMKDRSAAHPGDKELARRADLLAAQAKFFATNAAWDAADRAVQVFGGRGWSTLYRPGRHLMDVRVCRIYEGTDEILKLKIAAAVLGKEWEAFK comes from the coding sequence ATGCCCTTCGACGCCGCCAGACTGATGGAAGACACCGAAGCGTTCTGCCAGGAGGTCCGCCCGGCCGAGGAACTCGCCTACGCCGAGCGAAAGTTCAACGACCAGGTGGTCCCGCTCGCGAAGAAGCACAACCTGCTCGGGATGAACATCGGCCCCGAGTACGGCGGGCGCGGGGCCGACAACGTGAGCTACTTCACGGCCCTCACCCGGATCGGCCGCGAGGGGACCACCGTCCGCACGTTCTTCTCCGGCCACCTCAGCATCGGCGCGTACCCGATCCAGACCTGGGGCAGCGACGCGCTCAAGAAGAAGTACCTGCCGGCGGCGGCCCGCGGCGAGAAGGTCCTCGCGTTCGGGCTCACCGAGCCGGACGCCGGCAGCAACCCGCGCGAGATGACCACCACCTACGAGAAGAAGGGCGACCGCTACGTCCTCAACGGGGTGAAGTACCTCATCTCCAACGGCGGCATCGCCGACGCGGTGATCGTGTTCGGGTACCCGGCCGGCGCCGTCGGCACCGGGCGCATTTCCGCGTTCGTTCTGGACACGGACCAGCCCGGGTTCGAGAAGGAGTCGTTCGCCGTGAACGCCAAAATGGGGATGCCGACGTCCAACACCGCGATGTTCGAGATGCACGAAGCGGTGGTGCCGGCGGAGAACCTGCTCGGCGCCGAGGGCGACGGGTTCCGCGTCGCGATGGGGACGCTCGTGAGCGGCCGGTTGAGCGTCGCGGCCGGGTGCCTGGGCGTGATCGAGGACTGCCTCACGGAGACGATCGAGTACGCGAAGGTGCGGAAGCAGCACGGCAAGGAGATCGCCCGGCACCAGCTCGTACAGGACCACATCGCGCACATCGAGATGGACCGCGTGGCGAGCGAGTCGATGGTCCTGCGCGCGGCGGAGATGAAGGACCGGTCCGCGGCGCACCCCGGCGACAAGGAGCTGGCCCGGCGGGCCGACCTGCTCGCCGCGCAGGCGAAGTTCTTCGCGACCAACGCCGCGTGGGACGCCGCCGACCGGGCGGTGCAGGTGTTCGGCGGCCGCGGGTGGAGCACGCTGTACCGCCCCGGCCGGCACCTGATGGACGTGCGGGTGTGCCGCATCTACGAGGGCACCGACGAGATCCTGAAGCTGAAGATCGCCGCCGCCGTGCTGGGCAAGGAGTGGGAAGCGTTCAAGTGA
- a CDS encoding vWA domain-containing protein, translating to MDPQEAQTPGGIVHTYQRYDPVNFPSPTAPPPDLVSPMMEHLLQFGDTDEFTEEQLANAVRLDASQIAGLGPSINALKQMLLERKRKILETYETAAAQKAAERAFRDAAQKVRPPKKLASEYRKAVKEEQIADLESLYFKVGDDTDDFARELVLVSGLLGEKYQVDELAAKHDFTGRQKLTVPEALDVKDELDTIDKLLKQLDEAKKTAQLAIIDMEDLEKFAEPGDIENLKALQQQVEDYIREQAEKQGLEGDGAGKYRLTPKALRLFQSKVLTQIFSELQASRSGRHPDAVTGEGAVESAKTKPYEFGDSVSQMDIPASIVNALVRTAGEAPEGSPRAVRMKPEDILIHHTRVNPKAATCVLLDMSGSMRYDGQYVNVKRMGLALDGLIRSEYPGDFLQFIEMYTFAKPRHLSEIAGLMPKPVTIFNPVVRLKADMSNPNVSEFGVPHHFTNIQHALQTARRFLATQDTPNRQVVLITDGLPTAHFEGSTVYMLYPPDPRTENATMREALLCAREGITINIFLISNWNQSQEDVQFAYRMARATKGRVVFTAGRDLDRFVIWDYIKRRKQIIS from the coding sequence ATGGACCCCCAGGAAGCGCAAACGCCCGGCGGGATCGTTCACACGTACCAGCGGTACGACCCGGTGAACTTCCCGAGCCCCACCGCGCCCCCGCCGGACCTGGTGTCGCCGATGATGGAGCACCTGCTCCAGTTCGGCGACACCGACGAGTTCACTGAAGAACAGTTGGCCAACGCCGTCCGCCTCGACGCGTCCCAGATCGCCGGCCTCGGGCCGAGCATCAACGCCCTGAAGCAGATGCTCCTCGAGCGCAAGCGGAAGATCCTCGAGACCTACGAGACGGCGGCCGCTCAGAAGGCCGCCGAGCGCGCCTTTCGTGACGCCGCGCAAAAGGTCCGGCCGCCCAAGAAGCTCGCCAGCGAGTACCGCAAGGCGGTCAAGGAGGAGCAGATCGCGGACCTCGAATCGCTGTACTTCAAGGTCGGCGACGACACCGACGACTTCGCGCGCGAGCTGGTCCTCGTGTCCGGCCTACTGGGCGAGAAGTACCAGGTGGACGAACTGGCCGCGAAGCACGACTTCACCGGCCGGCAGAAGCTGACGGTGCCCGAAGCGCTCGACGTGAAGGACGAGCTGGACACCATCGACAAGCTCCTCAAGCAGCTCGACGAGGCCAAGAAGACCGCCCAGCTCGCGATCATCGACATGGAGGACCTCGAAAAGTTCGCCGAGCCGGGCGACATCGAGAACCTCAAGGCGCTCCAGCAGCAGGTGGAGGACTACATCCGCGAACAGGCCGAGAAGCAGGGGCTGGAGGGCGACGGGGCCGGCAAGTACCGGCTCACGCCCAAGGCGCTGCGGCTGTTCCAGTCGAAGGTGCTCACGCAGATCTTCAGCGAGCTGCAGGCGTCGCGCTCCGGCCGCCACCCCGACGCGGTCACCGGCGAGGGCGCGGTCGAGTCCGCGAAAACCAAGCCCTACGAGTTCGGCGACTCGGTCTCGCAAATGGACATCCCCGCGAGCATCGTCAACGCGCTCGTGCGGACCGCGGGCGAGGCCCCGGAGGGCTCCCCGCGCGCGGTCCGCATGAAACCCGAGGACATCCTCATCCACCACACCCGGGTGAACCCGAAGGCCGCCACCTGCGTGCTGCTCGACATGTCCGGGTCCATGCGGTACGACGGCCAGTACGTGAACGTCAAGCGCATGGGCCTCGCGCTCGACGGGCTGATCCGCAGCGAGTACCCCGGCGACTTCCTCCAGTTCATCGAGATGTACACGTTCGCGAAGCCACGGCACCTGTCCGAGATCGCCGGGCTGATGCCCAAGCCGGTCACCATCTTCAACCCGGTGGTGCGGCTCAAGGCCGACATGAGCAACCCGAACGTGAGCGAGTTCGGGGTGCCGCACCACTTCACCAACATCCAGCACGCCCTTCAGACGGCCCGCCGCTTCCTGGCGACCCAGGACACCCCGAACCGGCAGGTGGTGCTCATCACCGACGGCCTGCCGACGGCGCACTTCGAGGGGAGCACCGTGTACATGCTGTACCCCCCGGACCCGCGGACCGAAAACGCGACCATGCGCGAAGCGCTCCTCTGCGCCCGCGAGGGGATCACGATCAACATCTTCCTCATCTCGAACTGGAACCAGTCGCAGGAGGACGTGCAGTTCGCCTACCGCATGGCGCGGGCCACGAAGGGCCGCGTGGTGTTCACCGCCGGCCGCGACCTGGACCGGTTCGTGATCTGGGACTACATCAAGCGGCGCAAGCAGATCATCAGTTGA
- a CDS encoding type II secretion system F family protein — protein MWFNRQLSTTSLIDLCRALRYSLSGGMMLRDAFGLLAREGTPPLRRAAAGLNEDLKAGWSLHEAMDKQAHVFPPLFRALATVGEETGNLPEVMGELEKYYLAQQKLRRDFISDISWPLVQFFAAVLIIAGLILILGMIQLSSPSKGRTLDGKPIDPLGLGLLGADGAVTFLCWVAAALFAGFLVVRLITFVTGRYPRLQRYLFRVPVLGPCLRALAMNRLCIALRMMLDTRMSIVKAIRLAFTATDNAAFMAAAPQVEASIRRGNSISDSFTQTAIFPDSFRSAVAVAEESGRLPEMCAVQAENYNEQAQRRLSTLNKFASAFIWLLVAAFIITAIFRIFTTVYLKNLNNASDDGKPALTVPDSPLIPKPGP, from the coding sequence ATGTGGTTCAACAGGCAGCTCAGCACGACCAGCCTGATCGATCTGTGCCGGGCGCTCCGGTACTCGCTGTCCGGCGGCATGATGCTCCGCGACGCCTTCGGGCTACTGGCCCGCGAGGGCACGCCCCCGCTCCGCCGCGCCGCCGCCGGGCTCAACGAGGACCTCAAGGCCGGGTGGTCGCTCCACGAGGCGATGGACAAGCAGGCGCACGTGTTCCCGCCGCTGTTCCGCGCCCTGGCGACCGTCGGCGAGGAGACCGGCAACCTGCCCGAGGTCATGGGCGAGCTCGAGAAGTACTACCTCGCCCAGCAGAAGCTCCGCCGCGACTTCATCTCGGACATCAGCTGGCCGCTCGTCCAGTTCTTCGCCGCCGTCCTGATCATCGCCGGGCTCATCCTGATCCTCGGTATGATCCAGCTCAGCTCCCCCTCCAAGGGGCGGACCCTCGACGGCAAGCCGATCGACCCCCTGGGGCTCGGCCTGCTGGGCGCGGACGGCGCCGTCACCTTCCTGTGCTGGGTGGCGGCGGCCCTGTTCGCGGGGTTCCTCGTCGTCCGGCTCATCACCTTCGTGACCGGCCGGTACCCGCGGCTCCAGCGGTACCTGTTCCGCGTGCCGGTCCTCGGCCCGTGCCTCCGGGCGCTGGCCATGAACCGGCTGTGCATCGCGCTCCGGATGATGCTCGACACCCGCATGTCCATCGTGAAGGCGATCCGGCTGGCGTTCACCGCGACCGACAACGCCGCGTTCATGGCCGCGGCCCCGCAGGTCGAGGCGTCGATCCGCCGGGGCAACTCGATCTCCGACTCGTTCACGCAGACCGCCATCTTCCCCGACTCGTTCCGCAGCGCCGTCGCGGTGGCCGAGGAGAGCGGCCGGCTGCCGGAGATGTGCGCCGTCCAGGCCGAGAACTACAACGAGCAGGCCCAGCGGCGGCTCTCCACGCTGAACAAGTTCGCCTCGGCGTTCATCTGGCTGCTGGTGGCCGCGTTCATCATCACCGCCATCTTCCGCATCTTCACCACGGTGTACCTGAAGAACCTCAACAACGCGAGCGACGACGGCAAACCCGCGCTCACCGTGCCGGACTCGCCGCTCATCCCGAAGCCGGGGCCGTAG
- a CDS encoding GspE/PulE family protein, producing the protein MATVEQPTSGPVSGRVPRTTGPSHQITQIDLQTRDPDQTVPALVEYAAQLHVSDLFLFSNEDHVEVAVRHLGIIRSLGRLPSDFGRRCISYIKTAGDMNFSERRRPLDGRWLYTKKSGSKLDLRINTMPTLHGEDCTARILDQEYRLLGLDQLGMDGHHYSRLTQFLSNPNGLLLVTGPTESGKSTTLYGALAALNNGERKINTIEDPIEYSLPGVRQTQVNAGLDLTFDALLRHVLRQAPDVIMIGEIRDAETALTAVRAAGSGHLVLSTLHAPVASAAVNSLLRLGVHPYLLSNSLLGVVAQRLIRTLCPKCKETFEVPAPRLFEGVRQWLQPGEGELLCGPGGCPACFNTGYAGRTGVFEMLAVTPAIRELIDQSAPVSAIRKKAVEEGMIEFRHAAVLKVAQGLTSIEEVVRVLPAEYLLPS; encoded by the coding sequence CGGCCCTGGTCGAGTACGCCGCCCAGCTCCACGTCAGCGACCTGTTCCTGTTCTCCAACGAGGACCACGTCGAGGTCGCGGTGCGGCACCTGGGCATCATCCGGTCGCTCGGCCGGCTCCCGTCCGACTTCGGCCGGCGGTGCATCTCGTACATCAAGACCGCCGGCGACATGAACTTTTCCGAGCGCCGCCGGCCCCTCGACGGCCGCTGGCTGTACACCAAGAAGTCCGGGAGCAAGCTCGACCTGCGCATCAACACCATGCCGACCCTCCACGGGGAGGACTGCACCGCCCGCATCCTGGACCAGGAGTACCGGCTCCTCGGCCTCGACCAGCTCGGCATGGACGGGCACCACTACAGCCGGCTCACGCAGTTCCTGAGCAACCCGAACGGCCTGCTGCTCGTGACCGGCCCGACCGAGAGCGGCAAGAGCACCACCCTCTACGGCGCCCTGGCCGCGCTCAACAACGGCGAGCGGAAGATCAACACGATCGAGGACCCGATCGAGTACTCGCTCCCCGGCGTCCGCCAGACGCAGGTGAACGCCGGCCTGGACCTCACCTTCGACGCCCTGCTCCGGCACGTGCTCCGACAGGCGCCGGACGTCATCATGATCGGCGAGATCCGCGACGCGGAGACCGCGCTGACCGCCGTCCGCGCCGCCGGCAGCGGGCACCTGGTGCTGTCCACGCTGCACGCCCCGGTGGCGTCGGCCGCGGTGAACAGCCTGCTGCGGCTCGGCGTCCACCCGTACCTGCTGTCCAACTCGCTCCTCGGCGTGGTCGCCCAGCGGCTCATCCGCACCCTGTGCCCGAAGTGCAAGGAGACGTTCGAGGTGCCGGCCCCGCGCCTCTTCGAGGGCGTGCGCCAGTGGCTCCAGCCGGGCGAGGGCGAGCTGCTGTGCGGGCCGGGCGGGTGCCCGGCGTGCTTCAACACCGGGTACGCCGGGCGCACGGGCGTGTTCGAGATGCTCGCCGTGACCCCGGCGATCCGCGAGCTGATCGACCAGTCCGCCCCGGTCAGCGCGATCCGCAAGAAGGCGGTCGAGGAGGGGATGATCGAGTTCCGCCACGCCGCCGTCCTGAAGGTCGCCCAGGGCCTGACCAGCATCGAAGAGGTGGTGCGGGTGCTGCCCGCGGAATACCTGCTGCCGTCCTGA